One window from the genome of Myripristis murdjan chromosome 6, fMyrMur1.1, whole genome shotgun sequence encodes:
- the asb13b gene encoding ankyrin repeat and SOCS box protein 13 has protein sequence MEITRARPSLFGDIAHGLGFWTDRSAVHEAAAQGRALQLQQLIQAGAAVNIVAVDSITPLHEACIQGQTQCVKLLLAAGAQVDARNIDGSTPLCDACAAGSLECVKLLLEYGATVNPPLFTFSPLHEACMGGNSECVKLMIDQGAFLEAHDCHFGTPLHVACARQHYDCAKVLLNAGANVNAAKLHETALHHAAKVKNTGLIDLLVEFGGNVYAKDNLGKKPINYTSLGSPSYLSLDFYEKTPLSLQQICRVAFRVTYGRKALEVVSELGLPNRIISFLSYMPPPVITFHHL, from the exons ATGGAGATTACTCGGGCCAGACCGTCCCTGTTTGGAGACATTG CTCATGGTCTAGGGTTTTGGACGGACCGCTCCGCAGTGCATGAGGCTGCTGCACAAGGCAGGgccctccagctgcagcagctgatcCAGGCAGGTGCAGCAGTTAACATCGTGGCTGTGGACTCCATCACCCCCCTGCATGAGGCATGTATACAGGGACAGACCCAGTGTGTCAAACTGCTGCTTGCTGCTGGTGCACAG GTGGATGCACGTAACATTGATGGCAGCACTCCACTGTGTGATGCCTGTGCAGCCGGGAGCCTTGAATGTgtcaagctgctgctggaataCGGAGCAACAGTTAACCCTCCACTGTTCACCTTCTCACCCCTTCATGAGGCTTGCATGGGag GTAATTCAGAATGTGTTAAACTCATGATTGATCAAGGAGCTTTCTTGGAAGCACACGACTGTCACTTTGGGACTCCCCTTCATGTAGCATGTGCCAGGCAACATTATGACTGCGCTAAAGTGCTCCTCAATGCAG GTGCGAATGTGAACGCTGCCAAGCTGCATGAGACAGCCCTTCATCATGCAGCCAAAGTAAAGAACACAGGCTTGATTGACCTACTTGTGGAGTTTGGAGGGAACGTGTACGCCAAGGACAACCTCGGCAAAAAACCTATCAATTACACCAGTCTAGGATCTCCCTCTTACCTCAGCCTTGATTTCTATGAGA AAACACCCCTCAGTCTGCAGCAGATCTGCAGGGTGGCTTTCAGGGTGACTTACGGGAgaaaagcacttgaagttgtTTCTGAGCTTGGCTTGCCCAACCGCATCATAAGCTTTCTTTCTTACATGCCACCCCCAGTTATCACATTTCACCACTTATAA
- the LOC115361251 gene encoding neuroepithelial cell-transforming gene 1 protein, with amino-acid sequence MEESEEVIGSTTTENKKQTLRRVPSRTSTTSIISAAELSPETARRNNSKKPPLQRGSSFTFLTPGTPWDFSLKRKRKEKDDDTVSLSSFDLKEPNNKRVRPLSKVSSLANLISPSKNGAVRRFGQTIQSMSLRSDSKSPGLSRKASKAVGPTPTKRRNSTLWSETLDVHQKSTFSAKEIKRQEAIYELYRGEQDLIEDLQLARKAYHDPMLKLSIMTEEELAHIFGDLDAYIPLHEDLLRKLTEGTGPNGTVGQIGQIVTDWLPGLNAYKDYCSNQLAAKALLDQKKQDRRVQDFLQRCLESPFSRKLDLWSFLDIPRSRLVKYPLLLREILRHTPPDHPDVANLERAITIIQGVLSDINMRKGESECQYYIDKLEYLDDKQRDPLIDSCKTLLCHGELRNKSGSKLHVFLFSELLVLTRPVTRNERSCFQVYRQPIPVRDLNVEDLQDGEIRMGGSFRGAFTNGEKAKNVFRVSSMDPSHGQSHTLQVNDVYHKQQWLNCLRSAMAQHQGAPLRPQGEAVRAKRRSSTISNSIYDEDTDENCPHVSGANLGPRTHSKTRLDKKFRGSLKRKETEV; translated from the exons atggaagaaagtgaggaagtTATCGGGAGCACGACGACGGAGAACAAAAAGCAGACACTTCGCAGGGTGCCATCGAGGACATCTACCACCAGTATTATCAGTGCTGCAGAGTTATCTCCCGAAACAGCAAGGAGGAACAACTCCAAAAA ACCTCCACTGCAGAGAGGCAGCTCCTTCACCTTTCTCACTCCAGGGACACCTTGGGACTTCAGTCTA AAAAGAAAGCGCAAAGAGAAGGACGACGATACGGTCAGCCTGTCCAGCTTTGACCTCAAG GAGCCTAATAACAAGCGCGTGCGACCTCTGTCCAAGGTGTCGTCCTTGGCAAACTTGATCTCTCCTTCAAAGAATGGGGCCGTCCGCCGCTTTGGCCAGACAATCCAG TCAATGTCATTACGTAGTGACAGCAAGTCACCAGGGTTGTCCCGCAAGGCCAGCAAGGCAGTGGGTCCAACTCCCACCAAACGGAGAAACAGCACTCTGTGGTCTGAGACACTGGATGTCCATCAGAAGAGCACATTCTCCGCCAAAGAGATCAAGAGACAAGAG GCAATTTATGAGCTTTACAGGGGAGAACAGGATCTCATTGAAGATCTCCAACTTGCACGGAAG GCGTACCATGATCCTATGCTAAAACTTTCTATTATGactgaggaggagctggctcATATTTTTGGTGACCTGGATGCCTACATCCCCTTGCATGAGG ACCTACTGAGGAAGCTGACAGAGGGAACAGGCCCCAATGGGACAGTAGGCCAGATTGGACAGATAGTAACAGACTGG TTGCCTGGCCTGAATGCTTACAAGGACTACTGCAGCAACCAGTTGGCAGCCAAAGCACTGCTAGACCAGAAAAAGCAGGACAGGCGGGTCCAGGACTTCCTGCAGCGCTGCCTCGAGTCGCCCTTCAGCAGGAAGCTTGACCTCTGGAGCTTCCTCGACATCCCACGTTCACGCTTGGTGAAATACCCACTGCTGCTGCGGGAGATCCTCAGACACACTCCTCCTGATCACCCAGACGTTGCCAATCTGGAGAGAGCT ATTACAATAATCCAGGGGGTTCTATCTGACATCAACATGAGGAAAGGGGAGTCAGAGTGCCAATATTATATAGACAAGCTGGAGTATCTTGACGATAAGCAGCGGGACCCTCTTATCGACAGCTGTAAGACCCTTCTGTGCCATGGTGAACTGCGGAACAAGAGCGGCTCG AAGCTGCATGTGTTCCTCTTTTCTGAGTTACTGGTTCTGACCCGGCCAGTGACACGAAACGAGAGGAGCTGCTTCCAGGTATATCGGCAGCCTATCCCAGTCAGGGACTTGAATGTAGAAGACCTGCAGGATGGAGAGATCCGAATGGGGGGTTCCTTCAGAGGGGCTTTCACCAATGGGGAGAAAG CTAAGAATGTATTCCGTGTGAGCTCCATGGATCCATCCCATGGCCAGTCCCACACCCTGCAGGTCAATGATGTCTACCACAAGCAGCAGTGGCTCAACTGCCTACGCAGTGCAATGGCCCAGCACCAGGGGGCTCCACTCAGGCCTCAGGGTGAAGCTGTCAGAGCCAAGCGCCGCTCCTCCACTATATCAAACAGCATCTATGATGAAGACACAGACGAGAACTGCCCCCATGTCTCAGGTGCTAACCTCGGACCCCGTACACACTCCAAGACCAGACTGGACAAGAAGTTTCGTGGCTCACTAAAGAGGAAGGAGACTGAGGTGTAG